One genomic segment of Natrialbaceae archaeon AArc-T1-2 includes these proteins:
- a CDS encoding coenzyme F420-0:L-glutamate ligase, with protein sequence MSELTFHGVDIGLLEGGEDLVGLILEATGSGEHPTLQDGDVLVVASKVVSLAEGRYVGLESVPVSPRAERIADRTGIDPREVELILRESDVVGSIPVDEIGRELLAEYAASAEGAEGALETLPSLLVTVRNGRLCTNAGIDMSNSPAGTATLLPDDPDASARRIREAIRDRADVDVAVILSDSEVSYRGGSVDVAIGCAGIDPVDHNFGATDLFGEPKLGGVDLVADELAAGAALLAGQTDERMPVVVARDLEYEDGGGIGGEASLVREGLLATVRQSVAVKLAEKLPLP encoded by the coding sequence ATGAGCGAGCTCACCTTTCACGGCGTCGACATCGGACTCCTCGAGGGCGGCGAGGACCTCGTCGGGCTGATACTGGAGGCGACGGGTAGCGGCGAGCACCCCACGCTCCAGGACGGCGACGTCCTCGTCGTCGCCTCGAAGGTCGTCTCGCTCGCGGAGGGCCGATACGTCGGCCTCGAGTCGGTGCCGGTCTCTCCGCGGGCCGAGCGGATCGCCGACCGGACCGGGATCGATCCGCGCGAAGTCGAGTTGATTCTGCGGGAGTCGGACGTGGTCGGCTCGATCCCCGTCGACGAGATCGGCCGCGAGTTGCTCGCCGAGTACGCTGCAAGCGCCGAGGGGGCCGAGGGCGCACTCGAGACGCTCCCGTCGTTGCTCGTGACGGTGCGAAACGGACGGCTCTGTACGAACGCGGGGATCGACATGTCGAACTCGCCGGCAGGGACCGCGACCTTGCTCCCGGACGATCCGGACGCGAGCGCGCGCCGAATTCGCGAGGCGATCCGTGACCGCGCAGACGTCGACGTGGCGGTGATCCTCTCGGATTCGGAGGTGAGCTACCGCGGCGGCAGCGTCGACGTCGCGATCGGCTGTGCCGGCATCGATCCCGTCGATCACAACTTCGGCGCGACCGACCTCTTCGGCGAGCCGAAGCTGGGCGGGGTCGATCTGGTCGCCGACGAGCTCGCCGCCGGCGCGGCCCTGCTCGCCGGCCAGACCGACGAACGTATGCCCGTGGTCGTCGCCCGCGACCTCGAGTACGAAGACGGCGGCGGGATCGGCGGCGAGGCCTCGCTGGTCCGGGAGGGACTTCTCGCGACGGTCAGACAGTCGGTCGCGGTGAAGCTGGCCGAGAAGCTGCCACTACCGTGA
- the glmS gene encoding methylaspartate mutase subunit S, with protein sequence MTTTVTLGVIGSDAHVVGITILEQALEASGFDVVNLGVQTSQEEFLEAAGEHDAEAILVSSLYGHAKQDCEGFHEKLAATDLDVVTYIGGNLAVGQDDFEETERFFRELGFDRVFDSETDPEEAVAALRTDLDVRSSEDERERAYADA encoded by the coding sequence ATGACGACCACAGTCACCCTCGGTGTGATCGGCTCGGACGCCCACGTCGTCGGCATCACGATCTTAGAACAGGCCCTCGAGGCGAGCGGGTTCGACGTCGTGAACCTGGGCGTCCAGACTTCCCAGGAGGAGTTTCTCGAGGCCGCAGGCGAACACGACGCCGAGGCGATCCTCGTCTCCTCGCTCTACGGTCACGCCAAACAGGACTGTGAGGGCTTTCACGAGAAACTCGCCGCGACCGATCTCGACGTCGTCACCTACATCGGCGGCAACCTCGCGGTCGGACAGGACGACTTCGAAGAGACCGAACGGTTCTTCCGCGAACTCGGGTTCGACCGGGTCTTCGACTCCGAAACCGATCCTGAAGAGGCCGTTGCCGCCCTCCGGACCGACCTCGACGTTCGCTCGAGCGAGGACGAACGCGAGCGCGCCTACGCCGACGCGTAA